The Reinekea forsetii genome contains the following window.
GGTCCAACTTGCGGCCGGCGCTGCGAATCATGTCGCGCAAGCGTTCGTTGTCCAGATGCATAGAACAGCTGGCACTGACCAATATCCCACCATGACTAACCAGCTTCATCGCCATCTCATTTAAGCGCTTATACGCACGCTCGCCGGCAGCCATGTCCTTACGGCGGGTAATAAAGGCCGGTGGATCCACTATAACCACATCGAAGCGCGTTTTTTCCGCATGCAGCCGCTCTAGTACCGCGAAAGCATCACCGGCCAGGGTATCGACCCGATGCGCACAGTTGTTGAGCTCGGCATTGGCCATCACGCCCTGCAAAGCCAATTGGGAGGCATCGACACAGGTCACGGCGCTAGCGCCTAGAGCAGCCGCGGTGATGCCCCAGCCACCAACATAACTGAACACATCCAGCACGGTGCGATCCTTGGCCCACTGGGCCGCTAGGAGTCGATTGGGACGATGATCGTAGAACCAACCGGTTTTCTGGCCAGTCATCAGCGGCGCTAAGAAACGCACCCCATTCTCGATCAGTTCGACCTGCTCCGGAACCTCGCCAAAGGCTACCTCGACATAGTTGTCGAGCCCCTCGGAAGCGCGCATCTTGCCGTCGTTCTTAACCAAAATACCACGCGGCTGAACCAGACGCTGCAGGTGTTCGAGGATTACCGGCAGGCGCTGTTCCATGCCTGCGGTCGAGACTTGAACTGTGAGCACATCATTGAAGCGATCGATCACCAGACCCGAGAGGCCATCGCTGTCACCATACACCCAACGATAACAGGGCTGTTCAAAGCACTGCTCGCGTAACGCCAAGGCTTGCTTGAGGCGATTTTTAAGCACCGAGCTGGACAGGCTTCGATCCATCTGGCGAGACACCAGGCGAGCACAAATCAACGCCTGGGGATTGACCATAAAACTGCCCAAAGCCTTACCCGCAAAGTCGACGGCATTGGCAATTGAACCCGGTTCAAAGGCCTGCAGCGGTGATTTTCCGAGGTCGATTTCATTGCTGTAGATCCAATGATGGCCAGATCGAATTCGGCGTTCGGCGCCCTTATTAAGATGCAATACTTGAGTGGTCAACGGTTAAACCTTTTTTAATAAATCTAATGAAACGCCCCTGCACGTCGGCGGGTGACTGCTAAACTTTTGGCTATTAACGGCCCATTTTAGGACCTGACTATGAGCATAGAACTGGACCCGGATCAGATAGATCAAATACTGCAGGGTATCAACATTCCCCCGCAACCCCAGGTGATGGTCGACTTGCAGATGGAACAGTATCACCCCAGACCGGACATTAGCCGAATCGCCAATTTGATTGCCCAGGATGTCGGTCTGGCCGGCGCGATGTTAAAAATCGTTAATGCACCGGCGTTTGGCTTAGCTAATACCATTAGTTCGGTCCACCAGGCTACGGTCTTATTAGGCATCAAGTCGGTGGTCAACATCATTAATGGTATCAGTATTCGAGGCCAATTGAGCGATGAAGATATAGTGGGGCTGAATAATTTCTGGGACACCTCGATGGACATCGCCGTGGTCTCACAGAATGTCGCCCGTCAAATCGGTTTGCAGGAGACCGATAATGCCTATTGCCTCGGTTTGTTTCACAACACCGGCATCGTTTTGATGAAGCAACGCTTCCCAACCTACATGGATATTTTGCAACAGGCCTACGCGCACAATACCGAGCGGGTCATCGATCTGGAAAACCACCATTTCAGTACCAATCACGCCGTCATCGGTTACTACACCGCACGCTCGTGGCGCTTGCCCCATCTGATCTGCGACGCGATTGCCGATCACCACAATATCACCCAACTGTTTGCGCGCGACGCCGGGGCAGATGACGCGAAAAAAACCCTGTTATCCGTGTTAAAGATTGCCGAATATATCTGCGCCAGCGGCCCGGCGCTGGGCAAGGTGCGAGACGATTATGAATGGGCGCGCATCAAGGCTTACATCTATGAATTTACCGGCCTAGGGCCCTACGATATCGATGCCATGATCGACCAATTCAGCGAAATGGGCATCGGCTCGGTCACTGCCCGGCACTAGGAATCAACGCCGCCAGCAGCGACCTGTCGCGCACGGCAACAAAATACGGATTAAGTATATCGTCTTTACCGTAGACCAATGGCTCGCCGTTCCATTGCACAATGGCACCCCCGGTTTGCGCCAGTATCGCTTGGGGCGCGGCTGTATCCCATTCACAGGTCAGACCCAAGCGGGGATAGAGGTCCGCGCCACCTTCGGCCAATCGGGCAAACTTCAGTGCACTGCCCAGAGATTCGGTCTCGACCCGATATCCGGCGTCGGTTAGATGTTCGCGCCAAGCACCCGCCCAGCTCGAACGCCGCGACCCCAAGGCGACCAATCGCTTGGTGACACGGGCGGTCGGCAGCGGTGCCTGCGCCTCAGGCGAACCCGAAAAAGCACCGATGCCCTCACCGCCCCACCATGCCAGGCCCGAGGTTGGCCGATAGAGTAGGCCAAATACGGGCTGCTGGTGCGACATCAGGGCGATATTGATAACAAACTCATCAGATCGGTGCAGAAATTCTCGGGTACCGTCCATCGGGTCGATCAACCAATAGAGCGACCAATCTTTGCGCATTTGATAGTCTGGCAAGGCCTCCTCCGACACCACTGGACAGTCGACTATAGCGCCCAAGCCGGCAACCAGGATCTCTGAGGAGCGGATATCAGCCGCGGTGACTGGGCTGTTATCCGCCTTGGCCACCTGTTGCCAGAGACGCTCGTCACGATAAATAGTCAATATAGCATCACCAGCCACACGAGCCAGTTGATACAGGGCGCTAACTTGCACTGGGGTTAGGGGCAATTGCGGCGCCGAGGTGGCTTGCGGTGAGATCATGTTGGGCCTTAACAGAGTGCGCTAGAGCCCGCGATTCTAACACGTCGGGTGCCTTGCTTACCCGACCGTAAGCGGCAATAATCGAGTTAATTGGTGGCCGGACCTTGCATATTGACGGCAACGACCGCATCTTGATTGCCGCTCGGTAGACACTTTAAACGACAATCAGGGACAGACCCAGCACCGACCCTGCTGGTACCCCTTATCCGGAGTCCGAACCGGCATTTAATATTATTCAGGAGCCCAATGCGTGAGCGCCAAAACTGAAGCGAAGGATGACATCCGGCTCGACAAGTGGCTTTGGGCTGCGCGGTTTTTTAAAACCCGGGTCCAGGCCAAAGCCGCTGTTGAAAGCAATAAGGTGCACTATAACAAGGCCCGGGCCAAGCCCAGCCGGAGTGTGGAGATGGGCGCCATCTTGCGCTTACAAATCGGCTCAGAGGAAAAGACCATTGTCGTGACCCAAGTCCACGGTCATCGTCGCGGCGCACCCGAAGCCCACGCCATGTACTTGGAAACCGACGCCTCGGTGGTCAAACGGCAAGAAAACGCTGAACAGCGAAAAACGATGAACCTGACCTCGCACGCCCCCGATCACCGCCCAAACAAGAAAGAGCGGCGCGACCTGATCCGCGTGAAATCCAATATGAACGATTCTTAGCCAGGCCTTAATCATGACTGTACTCGATAACACCACGCGTTTTTTATTTGCAGACTCCGCTGTCCGAGGGGAACTGACTCAACTGGATCGTTCAGTCTCCGAGGTACTCAGCAAGCATCATTATCCGGCCGCGATTCAACCGCTACTCGGCGAATTTATGGCCGCCGCTGCGATGCTCAGCGATACCATTAAATTTGAGGGCACCCTGTCATTGCAAGTGCGCGGCTCCGGTCAGGTGCGCTCACTGATGGCCGAATGCCGAGATAATCGCGCCTTGCGGGCATTGGCCCAATATAATGATGACTTTGATGACCGGGGCCCGATTCTCGGCGAGGGTCAGATGGCGATCACCATTGAGCCAAAACAGGGCCATCGCTACCAGGGCGTGGTGGAAATTAACGACTCAGACCTGGGTTTGGCCCAAGTGCTGGAGGGTTATTTTCAACGCTCCGAACAGATCCGCACGCGCATTTGGTTGTTTGCCGATCAGCATAAGGCCGGCGGCCTTATGCTACAGGCGATGCCGCAGTCGGCCAGCGAGAGCAGTTTGACCGGTGGCGACGATGAGGACGATGACAGCTGGTCACGCCTGGTTATCTTGGCTAGCACCCTAAAGCCGGAGGAGATCTTTGGCCTTGAAGCCGAGACGGTGCTGCATCGCCTGTTTCATGAGGAGCCTGTGCGGCTCTATCCGCCGCGGCCGCTAGAATTTGAATGCACCTGCAGTGCCGATCGATCGGGCAATGCCATCATCACATTGGGCGCCCCAGAGGCATTGGCCCTGATTGAGGAACTGGGCCATATTGATATAGATTGTCAGTTTTGCCATGAGCGCTATATTTTCGGGGCTGACGACGTCCAACGTTTGTTCTCGCCAAGCGCAGACGATACCCTTAATTAGGCCGGCTCGCGGCCGACCAAGGCGGTTTAACCCGGGCCAGTTCGCTAGCACACACCCGATCGAACGCTCGGGTTTGTCTCTGGCGGTCCGGACTCGCTACTCAGCAAATACCTTATCGCCCAGCTGATCGACCATCAGGCGAGCTTTGCTCAGGCTGATGGTCGATGCTTCGGCTTCGCTCGGCATTATATCGGCCCGAACAAAGGTATGGCTTTGCAGTATCTCGCCATCCTTTTCGATAATTCCACTGACGCGATACTGAGATCCCTCAGCTTTGGGCGCCGCACAAATGCGGTAACCCTTATACTCAGTCCATTCATATTGTGGAACCTTCGGTACTTTTGTTTTCGTTAACCAGCCAAACATAGGACACATCCTCTGAAATTTACTGCGATTGGGAACATTATCAGGCGTCAGTTTGGCAGTGCATAGTATTAATTCGGCTTTTGTTTAACACTGGATCGCAGCCTAAGCAGCCAATGGGCACAAGTGTTACCTTTTGAACATAAGTGTTACCGAATGCCACGATGAGTTTGGCCGAGCCTGACACTTTCTGTACAAAAAACAGCCTATATACATTAAGCTGTTGATTTTAAAGAGCTTTAATAACATGGCACACAGAATGCTATATTATAATCAGAACGAATAGATGCCACCCGCCAACAAAAACAATAACAGGGTGGATGTAAGAACAATAAGCGCCTATCAAAAAACAAAAATAAGGGCGCTGTTTTTATTCCTGGTTCCATAAAAACAAAAAGAACCAGTCAGCTGTTTGTGTCGGTCCAGTGAGCCTTTCGCTGGATACCATTGTTTTCTCCTCCTATCAAAGCATCCACACCAATACGTCTATAATCTATGCGTAAATCTCTACTGTCGTGCGCATTGCCTAGAGTCGACTCTGCGTCTAAAACAGCTCTATCGAGCGACCGTTATAGCCGTCGACAGAGCTCGGGTAGGCCTATAAGCCTTGTTCAGGGGTATACCAGCCAGCCAGTTCATCGGTCAAAACCGCTTCCAGCATTGCCATGCCCAGCTCGCTGTCGTTAAGGCAAGGCAAGAGAGTGCAGTGTTCGCCACCGGCCTCTTTAAAGGTTTCAACCCCTTCCATACCAATCTCTTCCAGGGTTTCCAGGCAGTCGGTGGCAAAGCCGGGCGTCAGCACCAGCAAATTTTTCACGCCTTGTGCCGGTAACGCCTCAAAGGTGTCCGAGGTATAGGGTTGCAGCCACTTGGCGGGGCCGAAGCGACTTTGAAAACTGATCAATACCCGATCAGTCGGCCAACCCAAGGCCTCGGCCAACAGGCGCCCAGTGACTTGGCAATGGCAATAGTAGGGGTCGCCTTTGGGCAAAGATTCTTTCGGCAAACCGTGAAACGACAGTAAAATCTTGTCGGGCTCGTCGGTCACAGTGGCCAAGTGCGCTTGGACTTGGGCCGCCAAGGCACCAATATAGGCGGGATGACGATACCAGGGATGGGCGATTCGAATCGTTGGCTGCCACATTTGGGCCTTAAGATAATCAAACACCGCATCGCTCACCGAAGCGTTGGTTGCTGCCGAGTATTGCGGATAAAGCGGTACCACCAAAATTCGGTCGCAGCCTTGCTTGGTCATCGCAGCCATCTTTTCCGAGAGACTGGGGTTACCATAGCGCATGGCATAATCGACCACTAGGTCGGGCCATTTCAGGGCCATTTGGTGGGACTGCTGAGCGGTAAAATAGCGCAGCGGCGATTCGTTATCGTCCTCACGCCAGATTTTCTTGTAGGCCGCAGCGGAACGCTTCGGTCGAGTGTTGAGGATGATGCCGTGCAAGATCGGCAGCCAAATGAGACGCGGAATGTTCACCACCCGGCGATCGGACAGGAACTCCTTTAAATAGCGCCTGACGCTGGACGTACTGGGATCATCAGGTGTTCCTAAGTTAACCAGTAATAGGCCGATTTTGCCCGTTTTCACATCGGGGTGATTGGTCGGTAGAGTCATAGTGATTGCAACCAGAATTGAAAGCCTGTTAGTGTAACAAGAATCTTGCACAGCAGCGGATAAAAGATCACTCCCATCCCGCCTCTGCACCCCTTTTGACGGGGCTCAGGGTCGATATTCACGGGGTCGCAGCCCAACCGGCTGTGCCGTTCTCACGCTTACTATATACGTAGCCAACCGACTATAAGATCTCAGGCCAACTATGAACCCATGGGTCCTGCTCAGCTTTGCTGTCCTCTACTTTGTCTGTCTCTTCGGCATTGCCCTGTTTGGCGACTCAGGCCGCGGGCAACAGGCCACGCGCCGTTACAACCACTTTATCTATGCCTTGAGCCTCTCGGTCTATTGCACCAGCTGGACCTTTTATGGTGCGGTTGGCACCGCCGCCACCGCCGGCTGGTCGTTCGTGGCGATCTATCTTGGCCCCCTGCTGGTGTTTGTCTTTGGCCAGAGTTTGATTCAGAAAATGATCCGCGTCGGGAAACGGCAAAACACAACGTCCATTGCCGACTTCCTGTCATCGCGCTACAGCAAAAGCCGCGGCGTCGCCCTACTGGCCACGCTGATCTGCACCCTGGCTGGGGTGCCCTATATCGCATTGCAACTGAAGGCGGTGACAAACTCGATCCAGGTTCTATCCTTCCGCGCCGCCGAGCTACCCTTTACCGCCTCGAAAACCTCGTTCTTTGTAGCAATCTCGATGATTGGCTTTGCGACTCTCTTTGGTACTCGCCAGGTAGACGTGTCAAAACATCACCACGGCATGATGCTGACCATTGCCTTTGAATCATTGGTCAAGCTGACGGCCCTCGTCTGCCTGGCGCTGTATGTTATTTTCGTGTTTTACAGTGGACCCCGGGAGTTTGCCAGCGAACTGGTCGCCACCCAAACCTTTATCTGGCCTGGGTTTTCGCTCAGCTTCTTAACCCAGCTGCTATTAGCCGCTGGCGCCATCCTCATCCTGCCACGTCAATTTCATGTTATGGTCGTGGAAAATATCCACCAAGACCATTTAAAAACAGCTCGCTGGGTGTTCCCGGTCTACCTAATCCTGATCAGTCTCGTGGTGCTGCCGATCGCGTCGGCAGGATTGCGGCTGTTTCAAGACAGTCAGATTGATGCCGACACCTTTGTTTTGCTGTTGCCTCAGGCCGGTGGCCAAGTCTGGCTAACCCTGTTGGTCTTTATCGGAGGCTTCTCGGCCTCGATGGCGATGATTGTGATCACCACCATCACCCTCTCAACCATGCTCAGCAACGACGCCGTATTGCCCTTCCTTATTAAGAAGCGGTTGTCTGCAGATCGCGCCAATGTCGGTCCTTGGCTGCTCATTATTCGACGTCTGGTGGTGGTGACCGTTATCCTAGCCGCCTGGCTCTATAACCTCAGTTTCGGCGATACCGAGGCCCTATCGGTGATCGGACTACTGGCTTTTTCGCTGATGGTACAACTGCTGCCATCGTTGATTGCCGGTCTGTACTGGCGCACCGCGCATGTGCGCGGTGCTTATGCCGGCATGTCACTGGGCAGTCTGGTCTGGAGCTGGACGCTATTAGTTCCGATGCTCAGCGAGGCGGGCTTTGTCTCGCCCGAGCTGCTTAGCGCAGGCCCTTGGCAGATCAGCTGGCTGCGGCCGGAGTTTTTGTTCGGCTTCACCTTTACCGATGCTCTAAGTCATGGCGTATTTTTCAGTTTGATCGCTAACATTGCCGGTCTCATTTACTTCTCCAAAACGGCCACCACGACACTGGCAGATCGTCTCCAGGCTTCGGCCTTTGTCCAGCTAGATGAACAACTCCTGCGCTCCGACCTAAACCACAAAAATCCCCTGGTAAAAGCTGGCGAGCTGGTATCCATGCTGGAGCGTTTCGCCGGGGTCGGTCAAACCCGGCGCTGGATCAGTGATTATGAGCGAGTGCACCATTTTCGCATCCTCGCCAACGATACTCCCACGCCTGACTTTATCCGCTATTTCGAGCGCACCCTATCGGGCGTTATCGGCGCCAGCTCGGCTCGCGCGATGATGCATTCCGCTTTGGCCGGACGCGAGTTGCATCTGGAAGACGTGGTGACCTTTTTCGATGAAACCACCCAGGCGATCCAGTTCAACCAACGGGTTATGTCATCGACCCTAGAGCATCTCGATCATGGCGTCTCGGTGATCGATCGGGACCTCCGACTGGTGGCCTGGAACCGGATGTATTTGGAGATGTACCCCTATCCCAAGGAGACCATTAGAGTCGGTGTCTCGATCGAAGAGCTGGTGCGCTACAACGCCCTGAAGGGCGAATGTGGCCCGGGTGACATCGAGGATTTGGTTCAGCGCCGCCTCAATCACCTGCGCTTAGCCACGGCGCATCGCTTTATCCGCATGCGCAGCAACGGTCGGGTCACCGAGATTCGCGGCAATCCTTTGCCGGGGGGCGGTTTCGTCACTACCTTTAATGACATCACCGATTTCGTCAAAGCCCAGGAAGCCTTAAAAGACGCGAAGAACACTCTCGAACGTCGGGTTGAGCAGCGCACCGAAGAGGTTCGTAATATCAATAACGAGCTGCGGGCAGAAATCCAAGAGCGCCAGCGGGCTGAATCGATGCTTATGGAGGCCAAAACCGAGGCGGAATTGGCTAATGACAGCAAAACCCGATTTTTGGCCTTGGCCAGTCACGATATCTTACAGCCCCTGAACGCCGCCCGACTCTATAACACTGCGCTGTTGGAAAAATGGCCCAATGAACCCATCTTGCCGAAACTCGAAAGCTCACTGCGGACGTCCGAGGAACTGATTTCGACGCTCCTGGAAATCGCCAAATTGGACGGTAGCCTGCATAAGCCCTTATTGGAAACCGTTGAGTTACAGCTTTTATTTCAGTCGATCGATGATGAATTTACCGCCCTGGCCGCCGAGAAGAAACTCCGCCTGTGGATTCGACCCACCGGCCATTTTGTCGCCAGTGAAGGTCGGGCCCTGCGCCGAATCATACAAAATCTGGTCTCGAATGCCATTAAATATACCCGTGACGGCGGCGTCATGGTCACCGCGCGTAAACGTGGGGTAGACCTATTGATTCAGATTTGGGATACCGGCCTGGGTATTGAGGCACGCGATTTCGAACGTATTTTTTTCGATTTCAACCGCCTCGATCAACATCGACAAGAAGCCCAGGGCGTTGGCCTGGGTCTGAGTGTGGTCAGCCGACTCGGGCAGCATCTCAGTCACCCAATCGATCTTGCCTCCAAACCGGCTCGGGGGTCCTGCTTTAGCGTTTTGGTGCCCTTAACTGACTCACCGCCAGCCTGGCAAGGGCGCGACAAACAGGGCAAGGAACGGAACGCTGCAGCGCTCAATTTTCGGGTGCTAATCATCGATAATGATGCTCAAAACGCCGATGCGCTGATTACGCTGCTGATGGGCTGGGGTTGTGCGGCAGATTTCGCCACGACAGACGTCGAAGCGTTGGAAAAACCGATGCCCGACCTGTTGATCATCGATTACCATCTGGGCGAACACCTCACCGGGTTTATGCTGCTTACAAAGCTAGAACAACGCTGGCAAGGTTCGGTACCAAGCATCCTAGTCACGGCTCATGCCGAGCCTCAGATTAAGGTCGAGGCCGCGCAGCGGGGCATGGGCTTTCTGGCCAAACCGGTTAAGCCAATTGCGTTGCGGGCCCTGATCAAGAGTAAGCTGGCCTAAACCATCACCGCAGCTAGCAGGCCTGCCTATATGAGGCTATTTGCGACCAGGGTTGGGCAAGCGTGTTGCCCTGGGTAAGGTGGGGAGTATTAAATCGCTACAGCCGGATCGACATGCAGTCGATTGGCTAAGATCACCGCCTGAGTGCGGTTGAGTACATTGAGTTTGCGGAATATGGCCGTGACATGCGCCTTGACGGTCGCTTCGGATATTTCCAGATCATAGGCAACCTGCTTATTGAGCCGGCCAATCTGCAAATGCCGCAGCACGCGCAGCTGCTGATCGGTAAGCTGATTAATCCGCCGAGCAATGTCAGACAATTCAGAATCCACTTCGATACTGTGTTCGCCTTGGGGCCAAAACTCCTCGCCCAAGAGCACACCCTTTACCGCCTGTAAGATCGAATCGGCCGCCATGGATTTCGACAGAAAACCGGCCGCACCACAGGCACGTGCCTTGCCAATAACTGAGGGGTCGTCGTTGCCAGAGATCACCAGGACCGCAATGGTCGGATAGGCTTTTCTCAATTCCAATAGACCTAAAAAACCGTCGTTGCCGGGCAAATGCAGGTCGAGCAGCACCAGGTCGACGTTCCCATTGTCACCGAGGATGGCAAGGGCCTCTTCAAGCGACGCGGCAAAGCCCACCTGACCGCTGTCTGACAAGGCCAAAACTGACGGTTTTTGGGTTAGTGACAGTTTCAGGGCATCTCGAAACAATGGGTGGTCATCAACTATCAGTATTCGATCCACGAGCGACTCCTATTAGTTCACCAGTTCTCCATACAAATAACCTGAACAACTAGACAGCTCGAATAACATCCGACTAAAGGATATGGTCAGCTTCGGCACCAGGGTGTCCAAACTGACTCGCGCATCTTGATCATTAAAGTTCCGCCACAGGCTCAGCTGGGTTTGTGCCTGAGTCACCCACTCACCAGTTAGGGTGTAGACCGCAGTAACGTCGGTCATAGGTTGGTAGTCTGGTGCCATGTCCAAATCGCCATTCGCGCAAGCTATGGCCCGGATAGACAGTTTTGCAGCGAGATCTACGTAAGTTTGGAAATACTCAGCATAATAGACTTTAAATTCTTCCGAATTCACGTCACCCGTGCCGCTCCATTCATCGAACGCGTAACTTGGATTTTCCAAATTTACGGCGTTAAAAGCCTCTAGTAGATTTCCAGACTCGGTACCATAAGCGGCACCGCCCAGCAAAGTCGACCATACTATGATGAAGCGCAAAATGACACTCATAAGGGATACCTTCGGTTGTCGGAAGCTACTTTAATTGTGGCCTCTTAAACGCTAGCTGTCACCTTCGGAGCGTCAATTCGAGTTGACCTAGGGCGTCAATCGGGCCAATGCCTCAGCAAAACAGGACAATATATCCTCTGGGTCTTCAATCCCGACCGAGCATCGAATCATCCGGTCACCAATGCCGAGCGCGGCCCTATTTTCGGGTCCCATTTCATAAAAAATGGTGCTGGCCATGGGTAAGGCCAGGGTCCGGTTATCGCCCAAATGGGTCGCGTTAATAACCAATGCCATATCATCGAGTAAGGCCGCACAGTCATAGGGGGCTTTTAGATCAAAGCTTAGGATGGCCCCGAATGAACGAAACCAACGCCGCGCTCGGTCATGTTGCGGATGGGATGCCAAGCCGGGGTAGTATACCGCCTCGACTTTTTCATGCTGCGCCAACAGGTTGGCCAGAGCCGCGGCATTGGCGCATTGACGATCCATGCGCAGCGCTATGGTTTCGGCCCCCACCGCCAGTTGATAGGCACCATCGGAACTCAGGGTACCCCCCATATCACGCAAGGCCTTTTTCTTGATTTGGGTAAGGCCCCATTTGTGGGCATCACCCTGCTGATAGGCAGGGAAGATATTGGGGTAATGGGACCAGTCAAAGAGACCGGTATCGGTTATGGCGCCGCCTAAGACCGTGCCATGACCGCCAAAGTATTTTGACAGACTGTTGATCACCAACCCGGCTTGAACGCTTTTCGGATTAAAGAGGTAAGGCGAGGTAATGGTATTGTCGACCATAAAGAGTACGTTTTGCTGCGCACACCACTGGCCGATTTCGTCCAAACTGGCAATCTGAGTGCCCGGATTGGCAATGGTCTCGACAAACACCAGGCGCGTGTTGCCTTGCTGGGCGGCGCGGACATGGGCGCAGTCGGTCGCGTCAACCAGGGTCACCTCGATGCCGAAGTTTGCCAATGTGCTCAGCAAGCTGTGCGTGTTGCCAAACAGAAATCGACTGGCAATCATGTGGTCGCCGCGCTGCAGCAGGGCCAGCAAGGTGCCGCTGATCGCTGCCATACCGGTCGCAAAGACCAAGGTGGCGATGCCCTGCTCGGCCTCACTGATCAAGGACTGCAATGAATCGGTGGTCGGCGTTGACTGCCGGGCATAAGCATGGCCGCTGGCCCGACCCTGAAAAACCTCTACCAGTCCTTCCGTAGTGGCGTATGAATAGGGTACGCTATTATAGATCGGAGCATGCACCGGGCCGTCGGCAAAGCCTTGCAGGCGGTCATGATGCACAATGCGACTGGTGAATCCTTTAACCTTACTCATAGTCGCTTACCACATTAGATCGTCGGGGATGACATAGTCTTTATAGGGATCGTCATCGTCAGGTTGCGCTGCTTGGGGGTCGGCTAGAAATAGGATGCTGGTGGTACTGCGCTCCATTATTTTCGCCGCGACCGCCTGAGGCACTACGAAGAAGCGGTTCTCGAAAGTCGCAATGGCCAACTTACCGCGGGCTAAATCGACCTGGATCTGTGCGCTGACGTAGATCGATTTTATCTTATTGTCGAATCGATCGGCAAAGTTGAACTTTACATCACCGTCATCGAGGTGGATTCGGGTCGTCTCGATGATCTGTTTAACCTGCGCCACCAAGGACTTTTCCTGCGCTTTTTGTTGCCGCTCAAGATTCAGCTGGCGATCTTTGGCCACCTTGGCCAAACGCGCCTGCTCGACCGCCTGTTTGGACTCACCGTCATCGGTCTCAACCCGGTTCTTGCGATTGACCTTATCGTTTTTACGCTTCTCGTTCTTGTCTTTTTGAACTTGTTTCTTGTCCGCCAGGCCCAGTTTCAAAAACTGATCGGCCAGTGATTTTGACATGTTACAACCCTGTGATATTTAGCGTTTATTGAAGCACATAGCGGCTTTAGGCTGCAAGCTTCTCGCCAGGGCCAAGCTCGGGCAAAAAAAAGCGGGCCAAGGCCCGCTTTCTATTTACTCTCAGGTTAAGGTCGACCCAG
Protein-coding sequences here:
- a CDS encoding class I SAM-dependent rRNA methyltransferase codes for the protein MTTQVLHLNKGAERRIRSGHHWIYSNEIDLGKSPLQAFEPGSIANAVDFAGKALGSFMVNPQALICARLVSRQMDRSLSSSVLKNRLKQALALREQCFEQPCYRWVYGDSDGLSGLVIDRFNDVLTVQVSTAGMEQRLPVILEHLQRLVQPRGILVKNDGKMRASEGLDNYVEVAFGEVPEQVELIENGVRFLAPLMTGQKTGWFYDHRPNRLLAAQWAKDRTVLDVFSYVGGWGITAAALGASAVTCVDASQLALQGVMANAELNNCAHRVDTLAGDAFAVLERLHAEKTRFDVVIVDPPAFITRRKDMAAGERAYKRLNEMAMKLVSHGGILVSASCSMHLDNERLRDMIRSAGRKLDRHVVILAEGGQGADHPVLPAVPETRYIKAIFAQISQNF
- a CDS encoding HlyU family transcriptional regulator; the encoded protein is MFGWLTKTKVPKVPQYEWTEYKGYRICAAPKAEGSQYRVSGIIEKDGEILQSHTFVRADIMPSEAEASTISLSKARLMVDQLGDKVFAE
- a CDS encoding HDOD domain-containing protein, whose product is MSIELDPDQIDQILQGINIPPQPQVMVDLQMEQYHPRPDISRIANLIAQDVGLAGAMLKIVNAPAFGLANTISSVHQATVLLGIKSVVNIINGISIRGQLSDEDIVGLNNFWDTSMDIAVVSQNVARQIGLQETDNAYCLGLFHNTGIVLMKQRFPTYMDILQQAYAHNTERVIDLENHHFSTNHAVIGYYTARSWRLPHLICDAIADHHNITQLFARDAGADDAKKTLLSVLKIAEYICASGPALGKVRDDYEWARIKAYIYEFTGLGPYDIDAMIDQFSEMGIGSVTARH
- the hemH gene encoding ferrochelatase; the encoded protein is MTLPTNHPDVKTGKIGLLLVNLGTPDDPSTSSVRRYLKEFLSDRRVVNIPRLIWLPILHGIILNTRPKRSAAAYKKIWREDDNESPLRYFTAQQSHQMALKWPDLVVDYAMRYGNPSLSEKMAAMTKQGCDRILVVPLYPQYSAATNASVSDAVFDYLKAQMWQPTIRIAHPWYRHPAYIGALAAQVQAHLATVTDEPDKILLSFHGLPKESLPKGDPYYCHCQVTGRLLAEALGWPTDRVLISFQSRFGPAKWLQPYTSDTFEALPAQGVKNLLVLTPGFATDCLETLEEIGMEGVETFKEAGGEHCTLLPCLNDSELGMAMLEAVLTDELAGWYTPEQGL
- the hslO gene encoding Hsp33 family molecular chaperone HslO, with product MTVLDNTTRFLFADSAVRGELTQLDRSVSEVLSKHHYPAAIQPLLGEFMAAAAMLSDTIKFEGTLSLQVRGSGQVRSLMAECRDNRALRALAQYNDDFDDRGPILGEGQMAITIEPKQGHRYQGVVEINDSDLGLAQVLEGYFQRSEQIRTRIWLFADQHKAGGLMLQAMPQSASESSLTGGDDEDDDSWSRLVILASTLKPEEIFGLEAETVLHRLFHEEPVRLYPPRPLEFECTCSADRSGNAIITLGAPEALALIEELGHIDIDCQFCHERYIFGADDVQRLFSPSADDTLN
- a CDS encoding RNA-binding S4 domain-containing protein, which produces MSAKTEAKDDIRLDKWLWAARFFKTRVQAKAAVESNKVHYNKARAKPSRSVEMGAILRLQIGSEEKTIVVTQVHGHRRGAPEAHAMYLETDASVVKRQENAEQRKTMNLTSHAPDHRPNKKERRDLIRVKSNMNDS
- a CDS encoding 3'(2'),5'-bisphosphate nucleotidase CysQ family protein — translated: MISPQATSAPQLPLTPVQVSALYQLARVAGDAILTIYRDERLWQQVAKADNSPVTAADIRSSEILVAGLGAIVDCPVVSEEALPDYQMRKDWSLYWLIDPMDGTREFLHRSDEFVINIALMSHQQPVFGLLYRPTSGLAWWGGEGIGAFSGSPEAQAPLPTARVTKRLVALGSRRSSWAGAWREHLTDAGYRVETESLGSALKFARLAEGGADLYPRLGLTCEWDTAAPQAILAQTGGAIVQWNGEPLVYGKDDILNPYFVAVRDRSLLAALIPSAGQ